In Halococcus hamelinensis 100A6, a single genomic region encodes these proteins:
- the guaA gene encoding glutamine-hydrolyzing GMP synthase codes for MVDPAEFIDEAVAEIEAAVGDASAVIALSGGVDSSVAAALAYEALGDRLTPVYVDTGLMRKGETEQVAETFSYMESLEIVHAQERFLDALAGVTDPEEKRHVVGERFIRELETEARETDADYLVQGTIYPDRIESEGNIKSHHNVGGLPDRVDFEGIVEPVRDLYKDEVREVARELGLDDLVAERMPFPGPGLAVRVLGEVTEEKLHVAREATHVVEEELEEYEPWQALAAVIGKATGVKGDNRVHGWVVSVRAVDSRDGMTARALEVDWDTLQRLQSRITGSLDNVSRVVYDVTHKPPATIEYE; via the coding sequence ATGGTCGACCCAGCGGAGTTCATCGACGAGGCGGTCGCGGAGATCGAAGCGGCGGTCGGCGACGCGAGCGCGGTGATCGCGCTCTCCGGTGGTGTGGACTCGTCCGTGGCGGCGGCGCTGGCCTACGAGGCGCTCGGCGACCGACTCACGCCCGTCTACGTCGACACGGGTCTGATGCGCAAAGGCGAGACCGAACAGGTCGCGGAGACCTTCTCCTACATGGAGAGCCTCGAGATCGTCCACGCCCAGGAGCGCTTTCTCGACGCGCTCGCGGGCGTGACGGACCCGGAGGAGAAACGCCACGTCGTGGGCGAGCGGTTCATCCGCGAACTCGAAACCGAGGCGCGCGAGACGGACGCCGACTACCTCGTGCAGGGGACCATCTACCCCGACCGGATCGAGTCGGAGGGGAACATCAAGTCCCATCACAACGTCGGCGGCCTCCCCGACCGAGTCGATTTCGAGGGGATCGTCGAACCCGTCCGGGACCTCTACAAGGACGAGGTCCGCGAGGTCGCCCGCGAACTCGGTCTCGACGACCTCGTGGCCGAACGGATGCCGTTCCCGGGTCCGGGCCTCGCGGTCCGGGTGCTCGGTGAGGTCACCGAAGAAAAACTCCACGTCGCCCGCGAGGCGACCCACGTCGTCGAGGAGGAACTGGAGGAGTACGAGCCCTGGCAGGCGCTCGCGGCGGTCATCGGGAAGGCCACGGGCGTGAAAGGCGACAACCGGGTCCACGGCTGGGTCGTCTCCGTCCGGGCGGTCGACTCCCGCGACGGCATGACCGCCCGCGCCCTCGAAGTCGACTGGGACACCCTCCAGCGCCTCCAGAGTCGTATCACGGGATCGCTCGACAACGTCTCGCGCGTCGTCTACGACGTGACCCACAAACCGCCCGCGACCATCGAGTACGAGTGA
- a CDS encoding DUF7126 family protein produces the protein MAGERNAVVAGPDLDGLGDALEAEGVAVSRVDGLANRPALEDAGINEADVFVLTDVGQATSIPVVVDLVGRIRIVVYSRDSLPEFAKGQADLLVDPALLDAKTVAEELTADG, from the coding sequence ATGGCGGGGGAACGAAACGCGGTCGTCGCGGGTCCGGACCTCGACGGTCTCGGCGACGCGCTCGAAGCCGAGGGGGTCGCGGTCTCGCGCGTCGACGGCCTCGCCAACCGCCCGGCGCTCGAGGACGCCGGTATCAACGAGGCCGACGTCTTCGTCCTCACCGACGTCGGCCAGGCCACCTCGATCCCGGTGGTGGTGGACCTAGTGGGACGGATCAGGATCGTCGTCTACTCGCGCGATTCGCTGCCGGAGTTCGCGAAGGGCCAGGCCGACCTCCTCGTGGATCCGGCCCTGCTCGATGCGAAAACCGTGGCCGAAGAACTCACTGCGGACGGCTAG
- a CDS encoding AzlC family ABC transporter permease codes for MSARYDFVAGAKATAPLLLGVLPFGLIVGVTASNVGLSPVEMVGMSVLVFAGAAQLAAIDLMGQGAPVAVVVMTAVVMNVRHTMYSASIAPYFRRFSGPAKWVSAYFLNDETYAVAITEFRNSGPDARHYKRFYLGSGVAMLTTWVASTGLGIVLGANLPAGLSLEFAIPLTYLALLFTTLDDRSTGVAALVAAVVSLVAAVLPFNLSLVAAALVGIAAGVAVEVHRGTFPTVDREPRSDGGDATNGGSG; via the coding sequence ATGAGCGCCCGATACGACTTCGTCGCCGGCGCGAAGGCCACTGCCCCGCTTCTCCTCGGGGTTCTCCCGTTCGGGCTGATCGTCGGGGTGACCGCCTCGAACGTCGGGCTCTCGCCCGTCGAGATGGTCGGGATGTCGGTCCTCGTCTTCGCCGGCGCGGCCCAGCTCGCGGCCATCGACCTCATGGGGCAGGGCGCGCCCGTCGCGGTGGTGGTCATGACGGCCGTCGTCATGAACGTCCGGCACACCATGTACAGCGCGTCGATCGCGCCGTACTTCCGGCGGTTCAGCGGTCCCGCCAAGTGGGTGAGCGCGTACTTCCTCAACGACGAGACCTACGCGGTCGCCATCACCGAGTTCCGGAACTCGGGCCCCGACGCCCGACATTACAAACGGTTCTACCTCGGCTCCGGGGTCGCGATGCTGACGACCTGGGTGGCGAGCACCGGGCTCGGGATAGTCCTCGGGGCGAACCTCCCCGCAGGGCTCTCCCTCGAGTTCGCCATCCCGCTCACCTACCTGGCGCTGCTGTTCACGACGCTCGACGACCGCTCGACCGGGGTCGCCGCGCTCGTCGCGGCGGTCGTGAGCCTCGTCGCCGCCGTCCTGCCGTTCAACCTGAGTCTCGTGGCGGCGGCGCTCGTCGGGATCGCCGCTGGCGTGGCGGTCGAGGTCCATCGAGGGACGTTCCCGACGGTCGACCGTGAGCCGCGTTCGGACGGCGGGGACGCCACGAACGGGGGGTCGGGGTAA
- a CDS encoding ABC transporter permease produces the protein MSVVSTGARTLLRREVLRYVRRPWNTFLPPVITNALYFVVFGVILGGRIDATGGTPYILFILPGLVVLGATSDAFQNASFTIFHGRWNKYIHEVQTAPLSYVEMVGSYISASALRGIVIAALVTLVGVVFTNLDPGVPPVSTTHPVYAVAFVLVITVLFAAFGVLGGLWAEDFDYLTVMNQFIIRPLVFFGAVFYPLSALPPIWQTVSLLNPMVYMVDGLRYGFLGTADIDPTVSLVVLAVAAAVMVVVDVLLFKRGYGLTE, from the coding sequence GTGAGCGTGGTCTCGACGGGCGCGCGAACCCTGCTCCGGCGCGAGGTGCTCCGGTACGTCCGGCGACCGTGGAACACGTTCCTGCCGCCCGTGATCACCAACGCGCTCTACTTCGTGGTCTTCGGGGTGATCCTCGGCGGGCGGATCGACGCGACCGGCGGGACGCCCTACATCCTCTTCATCCTGCCTGGACTCGTCGTGCTCGGCGCGACCAGCGACGCCTTCCAGAACGCCTCCTTCACCATCTTCCACGGTCGCTGGAACAAGTACATCCACGAGGTCCAGACCGCGCCGCTGTCGTACGTCGAGATGGTCGGCTCGTACATCTCGGCGAGCGCGCTCCGCGGGATCGTCATCGCGGCGCTCGTCACGCTCGTCGGGGTGGTCTTTACGAACCTCGACCCCGGCGTGCCGCCGGTGAGCACGACCCATCCGGTCTACGCCGTCGCCTTCGTGCTCGTGATAACGGTGCTCTTTGCGGCCTTCGGCGTTCTCGGCGGTCTCTGGGCGGAGGACTTCGACTACCTCACGGTGATGAACCAGTTCATCATCCGGCCGCTGGTGTTCTTCGGGGCGGTCTTCTACCCGCTCTCGGCGCTGCCCCCCATCTGGCAGACCGTCTCGCTCCTCAATCCGATGGTCTACATGGTCGACGGGCTGCGCTATGGCTTCCTCGGGACCGCGGACATCGACCCGACGGTCTCGCTCGTCGTGCTCGCCGTCGCGGCGGCGGTGATGGTCGTCGTCGACGTCCTGCTGTTCAAACGCGGCTACGGGCTGACGGAGTGA
- a CDS encoding helix-turn-helix domain-containing protein, protein MNASGSALRVTLDVWHPNCWTIRTTERVDVGFLAYGVYSRVDGRATTHVTVYGDTRATIERALDVVDGFESVYRMSGMKGGYDRRPAVTPPGNASRDLLVEHDGETQISEAFFARGFAHAERTDIHDGSERWTLLSNDDRETIQDHFAAIRKEEGAEIAVQGIERATNPSNGGAEPLPLGRLSHRQREVFRLARDRGYYRWPTETPAEELADELGITTSTLHEHLYKAEQKLLDRSEPDDAEP, encoded by the coding sequence ATGAACGCTTCCGGTAGTGCGCTCCGAGTCACGTTGGACGTCTGGCATCCGAACTGCTGGACGATACGAACGACCGAGCGAGTCGACGTCGGGTTTCTCGCCTACGGCGTGTATTCGCGGGTGGACGGACGGGCGACGACGCACGTCACGGTCTACGGCGATACCCGGGCGACGATCGAGCGGGCCCTCGACGTGGTCGACGGGTTCGAGTCGGTGTATCGGATGTCGGGGATGAAGGGCGGGTACGACCGTCGGCCGGCGGTCACACCGCCGGGCAACGCGAGCCGCGACCTCCTCGTCGAGCACGACGGGGAGACACAGATCAGCGAGGCGTTCTTCGCGAGGGGGTTCGCGCACGCCGAACGAACGGACATCCACGACGGCAGCGAACGGTGGACGCTCCTCTCGAACGACGACCGCGAGACGATCCAGGACCACTTCGCGGCGATCCGCAAGGAGGAGGGCGCGGAGATCGCGGTTCAGGGGATAGAACGAGCGACGAACCCGTCGAACGGCGGCGCGGAACCGCTCCCCCTCGGTCGGCTCTCCCACCGCCAGCGGGAGGTGTTCCGGCTCGCTCGTGACCGCGGCTACTATCGCTGGCCGACCGAGACGCCGGCCGAGGAGCTCGCCGACGAGTTGGGTATCACCACCTCGACGCTCCACGAACACCTCTACAAAGCCGAGCAGAAGCTCCTGGACCGGTCGGAGCCGGACGATGCCGAACCGTAG
- a CDS encoding MFS transporter has protein sequence MSASTERRSQFLALYLVRFAGRFGYSTLIVLLPYYVNRLHASGLTTGLFYSGFTAAQFLAVVPLAWAGDRYDKRVVLGGCLAVGAVVYALFTQVVSPATLVGIRALQGIVVVGIGLLTLAFVGELASKETRANVIGKSNAARFAAAIAGSLTAGVVYQHSGFAFVFWPLVGLYVLTFLAVVFVLESDETTIRGIPFTGLAFNRRIRTLSVFRAQYSVAVTLVRTWVPLFAGVVAARGGLEMVPIAVTLVITAEKLANLVLQPTIGSLSDRYGRALFVFVGGGTYGIVALAVPFTPAVGTALGLPDAIPAVGYVSAAFVPLLVLNALLGVTEAFREPASMALFADEGSDDDESGVAASFGIRDLVWRPGSLVAPVVGGWLMSSVGMAWVFYLGGLVAVSGSLSFLFALVRAHGRGALTEW, from the coding sequence GTGTCCGCCTCCACCGAACGTCGAAGCCAGTTTCTCGCGCTCTATCTCGTTCGGTTCGCGGGGCGCTTTGGCTACTCGACGCTCATCGTTCTCCTCCCCTACTACGTCAACCGGCTCCACGCCTCCGGGCTGACGACCGGGCTGTTCTACTCGGGCTTCACCGCCGCCCAGTTCCTCGCGGTCGTGCCGCTGGCGTGGGCGGGCGACCGCTACGACAAACGCGTCGTGCTGGGTGGCTGTCTCGCCGTCGGGGCCGTCGTCTACGCGCTCTTCACGCAGGTCGTCTCGCCGGCGACCCTCGTCGGCATCCGCGCGCTCCAAGGCATCGTGGTGGTCGGGATCGGCCTCCTGACGCTGGCGTTCGTCGGCGAACTCGCCAGCAAGGAGACCCGCGCGAACGTCATCGGGAAGTCCAACGCCGCGCGCTTCGCCGCCGCCATCGCGGGGAGTCTCACCGCCGGCGTGGTCTACCAGCATTCGGGCTTCGCGTTCGTCTTCTGGCCCCTCGTCGGGCTCTACGTCCTCACCTTCCTCGCGGTCGTCTTCGTGCTCGAATCCGACGAGACCACCATCCGCGGGATCCCCTTCACCGGCCTCGCGTTCAACCGCCGCATCCGCACCCTCAGCGTCTTCCGGGCGCAGTACTCGGTCGCCGTCACCCTCGTCCGGACGTGGGTGCCACTGTTCGCGGGCGTGGTCGCCGCCCGCGGCGGCCTGGAAATGGTCCCGATCGCCGTCACACTGGTCATCACCGCCGAGAAGCTCGCGAACCTCGTGCTCCAACCGACGATCGGGTCGCTCTCGGATCGATATGGACGGGCGCTGTTCGTCTTCGTCGGCGGCGGTACGTATGGGATCGTCGCGCTCGCCGTACCCTTCACCCCGGCCGTCGGGACGGCGCTCGGCCTCCCCGATGCGATCCCCGCGGTCGGCTACGTCTCGGCCGCGTTCGTGCCCCTTCTGGTACTCAACGCCCTGCTCGGCGTCACCGAGGCATTCCGCGAACCAGCGAGCATGGCGCTGTTCGCCGACGAGGGTAGCGACGACGACGAGAGCGGCGTGGCCGCGAGCTTCGGCATCCGCGACCTCGTCTGGCGACCCGGGAGCCTCGTCGCACCCGTCGTCGGCGGCTGGCTCATGAGCTCGGTCGGGATGGCGTGGGTGTTCTACCTCGGCGGGCTGGTCGCCGTCAGCGGCTCCCTCAGCTTCCTGTTCGCCCTCGTGCGCGCCCACGGCCGCGGCGCGCTCACCGAGTGGTAG
- a CDS encoding CTP synthase — MPTNSTSPDGGPKFVFVTGGVMSGLGKGITAASTGRLLENAGFDVTAVKIDPYLNVDAGTMNPYQHGEVYVLNDGGEVDLDLGNYERFLDEDMSFDQNITTGKLYKNVIEKERAGDYLGKTVQIIPHITDDIKRRVREAAAGHDVCLIEVGGTVGDIEGGPYYEAIRQFTHEENEEDVLLAHVTLVPFSKNGEQKTKPTQHSVKELRSIGLQPDVVVGRCEEKLDPDTKEKIALFCDVPTEAVFSNPDVEDIYHVPLVVEEEGLDEHVMERLEIEDAAQPAAERAGWWRDVVTREKSGTVKVALVGKYALEDAYLSIHEALKHAGLEHGVEVEVLWVDAEEMANTHQRRVREADAIVVPGGFGTRGTREKIDAARYARENEVPYLGLCLGFQMAVVEYARNVLGLEGAHSTEMVPETPHPVIGLLPEQYDVEDLGGTMRLGAHATEIQPGTLAAELYGESCTERHRHRYEVNPEYIDELEAAGLSFSGRANNRMEVLELDDHPFFFGTQFHPEFRSRPGRASPPFVGLLDAAIDREEPTETTEVEA, encoded by the coding sequence ATGCCGACAAACTCCACGAGTCCCGACGGGGGACCCAAATTCGTTTTCGTCACCGGGGGCGTGATGAGCGGCCTCGGGAAGGGAATCACCGCGGCGAGCACGGGCCGACTCCTCGAGAACGCCGGCTTCGACGTCACGGCCGTCAAGATCGACCCCTATCTCAACGTCGACGCCGGGACGATGAACCCCTACCAGCACGGCGAGGTCTACGTCCTCAACGACGGCGGCGAGGTCGACCTGGATCTGGGGAACTACGAACGCTTCCTCGACGAGGACATGAGCTTCGACCAGAACATAACCACGGGAAAGCTCTACAAGAACGTCATCGAGAAGGAGCGCGCCGGCGACTACCTCGGGAAGACGGTCCAGATCATCCCCCACATCACCGACGACATCAAGCGCCGGGTGCGGGAGGCCGCCGCGGGCCACGACGTCTGTCTCATCGAGGTCGGCGGCACGGTCGGGGACATCGAGGGCGGCCCCTACTACGAGGCCATCCGGCAGTTCACCCACGAGGAGAACGAGGAGGACGTCCTGCTGGCACACGTCACGCTCGTCCCGTTCTCGAAGAACGGCGAGCAGAAGACCAAACCCACCCAGCACAGCGTGAAGGAGCTCCGGTCGATCGGGCTCCAGCCCGACGTCGTGGTCGGGCGGTGTGAGGAGAAACTCGACCCCGACACCAAGGAGAAGATCGCGCTGTTCTGTGACGTCCCGACGGAGGCCGTCTTCTCGAATCCCGACGTCGAGGACATCTACCACGTGCCGCTGGTCGTCGAGGAGGAGGGCCTCGACGAGCACGTCATGGAGCGCCTGGAGATCGAGGACGCGGCACAGCCGGCCGCCGAACGTGCGGGCTGGTGGCGCGACGTCGTGACCCGCGAGAAGTCCGGGACGGTCAAAGTGGCGCTCGTCGGGAAGTACGCGCTCGAAGATGCCTACCTCTCGATCCACGAGGCGCTGAAGCACGCCGGTCTCGAACACGGCGTCGAGGTCGAGGTGCTCTGGGTCGACGCCGAGGAGATGGCGAACACCCACCAGCGCCGGGTTCGGGAGGCCGACGCCATCGTGGTCCCCGGCGGGTTCGGGACGCGCGGCACGCGCGAGAAGATCGATGCCGCCCGGTACGCCCGCGAGAACGAGGTGCCCTACCTCGGCCTCTGTCTCGGCTTCCAGATGGCGGTCGTCGAGTACGCGCGCAACGTCCTCGGGCTGGAGGGCGCGCACTCGACCGAGATGGTTCCCGAGACCCCCCATCCCGTGATCGGGTTGCTGCCCGAACAGTACGACGTCGAGGATCTGGGTGGGACGATGCGTCTCGGGGCCCACGCGACCGAGATCCAGCCGGGCACGCTCGCGGCCGAGCTCTACGGCGAGTCGTGTACCGAACGCCACCGCCACCGCTACGAGGTCAACCCCGAGTACATCGACGAGCTGGAGGCGGCGGGGCTCTCCTTCTCGGGCCGGGCGAACAACCGGATGGAGGTCCTCGAACTCGACGACCACCCGTTCTTCTTCGGGACCCAGTTCCACCCCGAGTTCCGGTCGCGGCCCGGCCGGGCGAGCCCGCCGTTCGTCGGGCTGCTCGACGCCGCCATCGATCGGGAGGAGCCGACCGAAACGACCGAGGTCGAGGCCTGA
- a CDS encoding ABC transporter ATP-binding protein produces MPSAISTTDLTKNYGDVQALDGLSLDIEQGEFFGLLGPNGAGKTTFINILVGLVSKSGGEALVFGNDVEADYREVRSRIGLAPQEFNVDRFFPVREVLLHQAGYHGINGEEARRRADEALKTVGIYDKRDSRFDWLSGGMKRRFMLARALVSEPDLLILDEPTAGVDVELRHDLWEIITDLNEDGLTVLLTTHYIEEAEQLCDEVAIMDEGQKVTVASPAELMAKGDDTVRLRLRDPPASTPTVTDDRVTDVGLDGDLLTVSAASGGEVTPELVRDLDRQGHTVVDVDISRTSLEEVFISLTGHDDEETANGDPDDSERDTEAAAPEASL; encoded by the coding sequence GTGCCATCTGCCATCTCGACGACCGATCTCACGAAGAACTACGGCGACGTGCAGGCGCTCGACGGCCTCTCGCTCGACATCGAGCAGGGCGAGTTCTTCGGGCTGCTCGGGCCGAACGGCGCGGGCAAGACCACCTTCATCAACATCCTCGTCGGGCTGGTCTCGAAATCCGGCGGCGAGGCGCTGGTGTTCGGCAACGACGTCGAGGCCGACTACCGCGAGGTGCGCTCGCGGATCGGGCTCGCACCCCAGGAGTTCAACGTCGACCGGTTCTTCCCGGTTCGCGAAGTCCTGCTCCACCAGGCGGGCTACCACGGCATCAACGGCGAGGAAGCCCGCCGCCGCGCCGACGAGGCGCTCAAAACGGTGGGCATCTACGACAAGCGCGACTCACGGTTCGACTGGCTCTCCGGCGGGATGAAGCGTCGGTTCATGCTCGCCCGCGCGCTGGTCTCCGAGCCCGACCTCCTGATCCTCGACGAACCCACCGCCGGCGTCGACGTCGAACTCCGCCACGACCTCTGGGAGATCATCACCGACCTCAACGAGGACGGATTGACTGTGCTCCTGACGACCCACTACATCGAGGAGGCCGAACAGCTCTGTGACGAGGTCGCCATCATGGACGAGGGCCAGAAAGTCACGGTCGCGAGCCCGGCCGAACTCATGGCGAAGGGCGACGACACCGTCCGGCTCCGGCTCCGCGACCCGCCGGCCTCGACCCCGACCGTCACGGACGACCGCGTCACCGACGTCGGCCTCGACGGCGACCTCCTCACCGTCTCGGCGGCCTCGGGCGGCGAAGTCACCCCAGAACTCGTCCGGGACCTCGACCGCCAGGGCCACACCGTGGTCGACGTCGATATCTCGCGGACCTCGCTCGAAGAGGTGTTCATCTCGCTGACGGGCCACGACGACGAGGAGACGGCGAACGGCGATCCCGACGACTCCGAGCGGGACACCGAGGCCGCCGCGCCGGAGGCCTCGCTGTGA
- a CDS encoding PspA/IM30 family protein, whose protein sequence is MGILSRASYVVRSRLNAILNNAEDPGEALDYSYEQLRDQLQDVKGGIADLTTQKKRLEIQKRRLEENVDKHNEQAREAVRQDRDDLARQALEKKKQKMTQIEDLEGQIADLQQTQDQLVEKKNTLQGRIEEFRTQKETMKARYEAAEASTRVSEAMTGAGDEMEDVGRSIERANERTEDMEARAEAMDELEESGAFEDALSDQDSIDRELESLSTDSEVEAELETLRGEMGEGGSSSSSTETETETAEAETTDTDDGSSNAGGDEPADPEVEAELEELQNEDSN, encoded by the coding sequence ATGGGCATCCTTTCACGCGCGTCGTACGTGGTCCGGTCGCGGCTCAACGCGATCCTCAACAACGCCGAGGACCCCGGCGAGGCGCTTGATTACTCCTACGAACAGCTCCGCGACCAGCTACAGGACGTGAAAGGCGGGATCGCGGACCTCACCACTCAGAAGAAGCGCCTCGAGATCCAGAAACGCCGTCTGGAGGAGAACGTCGACAAGCACAACGAGCAGGCCCGGGAGGCGGTGCGCCAGGACCGCGACGACCTCGCGCGGCAGGCCCTCGAAAAGAAGAAACAGAAGATGACCCAGATCGAGGACCTCGAAGGCCAGATCGCGGACCTCCAACAAACCCAGGACCAGCTGGTCGAGAAGAAGAACACCCTCCAGGGCCGGATCGAGGAGTTCCGGACCCAGAAGGAGACCATGAAGGCGCGCTACGAGGCCGCCGAGGCGAGCACCAGGGTGTCGGAGGCGATGACCGGGGCGGGCGACGAGATGGAGGACGTCGGGCGGTCGATCGAGCGCGCCAACGAGCGCACCGAGGACATGGAGGCCCGCGCCGAAGCGATGGACGAACTCGAGGAGTCGGGGGCCTTCGAGGACGCCCTCTCGGACCAAGACAGCATCGACCGCGAGCTCGAATCGCTCAGCACCGACAGCGAGGTCGAGGCCGAACTCGAAACCCTCCGGGGAGAGATGGGTGAGGGTGGATCGTCGAGCAGCTCCACCGAAACCGAAACGGAGACCGCCGAGGCCGAGACCACCGACACGGACGACGGCAGCTCGAACGCGGGCGGCGACGAACCCGCCGACCCCGAGGTCGAGGCCGAACTCGAAGAGCTCCAGAACGAGGACTCGAACTAA
- a CDS encoding MBL fold metallo-hydrolase, which yields MATQLADGIWWFELSGVNAYLVEDDVLTLIDAGTPFDAATIEAEAEATGHRVGEIERVLLTHYDFDHVGALSKLDDLDATVHAGRADAALLTGDEKPRLGNRKGAFQRAAGPFVDTPDLPVEVVADGDTVGTFTAYHTPGHTPGHIAFVSEERSAGFFGDLVFEGSGRLTPSGWAMSHDTDAVAESIRSVDDRVPDFSVLGMGHGVPFVREGDARLADLAADR from the coding sequence ATGGCGACCCAGCTCGCGGACGGCATCTGGTGGTTCGAGCTCTCGGGCGTGAACGCCTACCTCGTCGAGGACGACGTGCTCACTCTGATCGATGCCGGCACGCCGTTCGACGCCGCGACCATCGAGGCCGAGGCCGAGGCGACGGGACACCGGGTGGGGGAGATCGAGCGCGTGCTGCTCACCCACTACGACTTCGACCACGTCGGCGCGCTCTCGAAACTCGACGACCTCGACGCCACGGTCCACGCCGGGCGGGCGGACGCGGCGCTTCTCACCGGGGACGAGAAACCCCGACTCGGCAACCGAAAGGGCGCGTTCCAGCGCGCGGCGGGCCCGTTCGTCGACACGCCCGACCTCCCCGTCGAGGTCGTCGCCGACGGCGACACCGTGGGAACCTTCACGGCCTACCACACCCCGGGCCACACCCCCGGCCACATCGCGTTCGTGAGCGAGGAGCGCTCGGCGGGCTTCTTCGGCGACCTCGTCTTCGAGGGGTCCGGACGGCTCACCCCCTCCGGCTGGGCGATGAGCCACGACACCGACGCCGTCGCCGAGAGCATCCGGTCGGTCGACGACCGGGTCCCCGACTTCTCGGTGCTCGGGATGGGCCACGGCGTACCGTTCGTCCGCGAGGGCGACGCGCGCCTCGCGGACCTCGCCGCCGATCGCTGA
- a CDS encoding alpha/beta hydrolase, translating to MTVAIPGGRDVRGTLDTPEGTNQNDRLDRLVVACPPHPQDGGTRSDQRLTAVSDALCERGIACLRFDYGAWDEGRGEQEDAKNAVEWARERAGQVGLFGFSFGATMALCAASDIEGLWGVCALAPDRGEGESDAVAALDGIDCPVTVLYAERDTTADWEPVVERARDLDIAVEGLSADHFFLGQAGKVAVRVVAFFEER from the coding sequence ATGACCGTGGCTATTCCCGGCGGGCGCGACGTCCGCGGAACGCTCGACACGCCCGAGGGCACGAACCAGAACGACCGCCTCGACCGGCTCGTCGTGGCGTGCCCGCCCCACCCACAGGACGGCGGCACCCGTTCGGACCAGCGGCTCACCGCCGTGAGCGACGCGCTTTGTGAGCGGGGAATCGCCTGCCTCCGATTCGACTACGGAGCCTGGGACGAGGGCCGCGGCGAACAGGAGGACGCCAAAAACGCCGTCGAGTGGGCACGCGAGCGCGCGGGTCAGGTCGGATTGTTCGGGTTCAGTTTCGGCGCGACGATGGCGCTGTGCGCCGCGAGCGATATCGAGGGGCTCTGGGGAGTGTGTGCGCTCGCGCCCGACCGGGGCGAGGGGGAGAGCGACGCGGTGGCCGCGCTCGACGGGATCGACTGTCCAGTGACGGTCCTCTACGCCGAGCGCGATACGACCGCCGACTGGGAGCCCGTCGTCGAGCGCGCCCGCGACCTCGACATCGCTGTCGAGGGACTGTCGGCCGACCACTTCTTCCTCGGCCAGGCGGGGAAGGTCGCGGTGCGGGTCGTGGCGTTCTTCGAGGAGCGCTGA
- a CDS encoding AzlD domain-containing protein gives MAEYTTAAVWLVIAVVGVATYLFRLSFLPLIGRLERVPPRLTGTLRFIPVTVFAALAVPSILSLSAAPTPHLVYEPAKLLAAGLAVVVAWRTRNMFATIGIGMVVLWTVQLLL, from the coding sequence ATGGCCGAGTACACCACAGCGGCTGTCTGGTTGGTCATCGCCGTCGTGGGGGTGGCGACGTACCTCTTCCGGCTCTCGTTCCTCCCGTTGATCGGCCGGCTGGAGCGGGTGCCGCCGCGTCTCACGGGGACCCTCCGGTTCATCCCGGTGACGGTGTTCGCCGCGCTCGCCGTCCCCTCGATACTCTCGCTCTCGGCCGCACCGACGCCACACCTCGTCTACGAACCGGCGAAGCTCCTCGCGGCCGGGCTCGCCGTGGTGGTGGCGTGGCGAACGAGGAACATGTTCGCGACCATCGGTATCGGGATGGTCGTGCTCTGGACCGTGCAGCTGCTGCTCTGA